In Pseudoalteromonas marina, a genomic segment contains:
- the arsC gene encoding arsenate reductase (glutaredoxin) (This arsenate reductase requires both glutathione and glutaredoxin to convert arsenate to arsenite, after which the efflux transporter formed by ArsA and ArsB can extrude the arsenite from the cell, providing resistance.), producing the protein MSVTIYHNPRCSKSRETLALLQSKSIEPTVVEYLKTPLTSDQITTLIEQLGFSSARDLMRTKETEYKTLNLKDETNETTLINAMVQNPKLIERPIVEHNGKAAIGRPPENVLSVL; encoded by the coding sequence ATGTCTGTTACTATTTATCATAATCCGCGTTGTTCTAAATCGCGTGAAACACTTGCCCTTTTACAAAGTAAATCAATTGAGCCCACCGTTGTTGAGTATTTAAAAACGCCTTTAACATCTGATCAAATTACTACACTTATAGAACAACTTGGTTTTAGCTCTGCTCGTGATTTAATGCGTACAAAAGAAACCGAGTACAAAACGCTAAATTTAAAAGACGAAACAAACGAAACCACGCTTATAAACGCCATGGTTCAGAATCCAAAATTAATTGAACGCCCTATTGTTGAACACAATGGTAAAGCCGCAATTGGTCGCCCACCAGAAAACGTTTTAAGCGTTTTATAA
- the wrbA gene encoding NAD(P)H:quinone oxidoreductase → MSTTIVVLYHSSHGSVEAMAHEIAESIEQQGATALLRTFVAKNPHDIVISKDDLIQCDGLAFGTPTRFGMMASQAKAFWETTSELWLKGQLIDKPACVFSSSSSMHGGNEATLLNLSLPLLHHGMMLLGVPYDVPELLGTQTGGTPYGASHVAGSNNSAQLSKDEIKICQSVGIRLAKIASKLQ, encoded by the coding sequence ATGAGTACAACCATCGTGGTACTTTACCACTCGAGCCATGGCTCCGTTGAAGCAATGGCCCATGAAATAGCTGAGTCAATAGAGCAACAAGGCGCAACAGCCCTACTGAGAACGTTTGTAGCTAAAAACCCGCACGACATTGTCATTAGTAAAGATGACCTTATACAGTGTGATGGCTTGGCTTTTGGTACACCTACCCGATTTGGTATGATGGCTTCTCAAGCCAAAGCATTTTGGGAAACCACCAGCGAGCTATGGCTCAAAGGCCAACTAATTGATAAGCCCGCATGTGTGTTTTCATCGTCAAGCAGTATGCATGGTGGTAATGAGGCCACACTGCTTAATTTATCATTGCCCTTACTACACCACGGAATGATGCTACTTGGTGTACCTTACGATGTGCCCGAATTATTAGGCACTCAAACTGGCGGGACCCCCTATGGCGCTTCGCACGTTGCCGGTAGCAACAATAGTGCCCAGTTAAGTAAAGACGAAATTAAAATATGCCAAAGCGTTGGTATACGCCTGGCAAAAATTGCGAGTAAACTTCAATGA
- a CDS encoding ankyrin repeat domain-containing protein, which produces MENVLIWPKEYPLLIKGLVEQNGAFILDALEAWPACRSTNEDDGVCTTVLPPIYYLAWLTPLEPFEECYFQHICEYDEDAQAYVGAMKTHFYDNEYTPESLVLLLCQRLEKYASVAAQNAVETPLSLFNLFFSKRYFTLIEHALNNGSKLSAVDALSLWKEVDFRDRLSHFIPESIADLEVLSGLASDKVAMGKDYFTLLKQVSPDVDSVVLLEQALLTHLRKKTAKQTMAMRFIEQGATGTLADDNGKTAFMWAAERGFVNVVQTLLPQQDKKALDSLGNTALHYAVLSKNESLMVMLIKAGFDFRARNNEGLSCYRLAVSIKAQNLVKCLERDFGIKELSPEGQFDRIKKVHVLHAIVTLLLPLQLFFFFDEALTIKSELTLGLTMVTVICFFFAMSLKRCALYPHIKHPWGLFVLRGFSLLSLLAQLGLAGIVTLAALSELV; this is translated from the coding sequence ATGGAAAATGTACTGATTTGGCCAAAGGAATATCCGTTACTCATTAAAGGCCTTGTAGAGCAAAACGGTGCCTTTATTTTAGATGCTTTAGAAGCTTGGCCAGCTTGTCGTTCTACCAATGAAGACGATGGTGTGTGTACCACTGTTTTGCCCCCGATTTATTATTTGGCGTGGTTAACACCGCTTGAACCTTTTGAAGAATGCTATTTTCAACATATTTGTGAATACGACGAAGATGCACAGGCATACGTAGGCGCAATGAAAACCCACTTTTACGATAACGAATATACTCCAGAGAGCTTAGTGCTGTTGTTGTGTCAGCGTTTAGAAAAATACGCGAGTGTTGCCGCACAAAATGCAGTTGAAACACCGCTTTCATTATTTAATTTATTTTTTAGCAAACGTTATTTTACGCTCATTGAGCATGCTTTAAATAATGGCAGTAAGCTTAGTGCTGTTGATGCGTTATCGCTATGGAAAGAAGTTGATTTTAGAGATCGCTTAAGTCACTTTATACCTGAGTCAATTGCTGACTTAGAAGTGTTAAGTGGGCTTGCAAGTGACAAAGTAGCAATGGGTAAAGACTATTTTACTTTATTGAAACAAGTATCGCCTGATGTTGATTCTGTGGTTTTACTTGAGCAAGCGCTCCTAACACATTTACGTAAAAAAACGGCCAAGCAAACAATGGCTATGCGCTTTATTGAGCAAGGTGCAACAGGCACACTAGCTGATGATAACGGTAAAACAGCATTCATGTGGGCGGCAGAGCGTGGTTTTGTAAACGTTGTGCAAACCTTATTACCTCAGCAAGATAAAAAAGCCCTTGATAGCCTTGGTAATACTGCATTGCATTATGCTGTGCTCTCTAAAAATGAATCGTTAATGGTGATGCTAATAAAAGCAGGCTTTGATTTTAGAGCGCGTAATAACGAGGGCCTAAGTTGCTACCGATTGGCTGTGAGCATTAAAGCGCAAAACCTAGTTAAATGCCTAGAGCGTGATTTTGGAATTAAAGAGCTCTCCCCAGAAGGGCAATTTGATCGTATTAAAAAAGTGCATGTTTTACATGCTATTGTGACTTTATTATTGCCATTACAGTTATTTTTCTTTTTTGATGAAGCGCTGACCATAAAAAGTGAACTGACGCTTGGTTTAACTATGGTTACGGTGATTTGCTTTTTCTTTGCTATGAGCTTAAAGCGCTGCGCTTTGTATCCACATATAAAACACCCTTGGGGGTTATTTGTATTGAGGGGCTTTTCGTTATTAAGCTTATTAGCTCAGCTAGGTTTAGCGGGTATAGTGACGTTGGCTGCACTAAGTGAATTGGTTTAA
- a CDS encoding AI-2E family transporter: protein MFEYIKTWYERKFSDPHSVTLLFLLVVSVALLYFFGSLIVPVLVALVIAYLLDWPVVHLERFGLRRFTATVIVMLIFTGIMLTLILVIGPVLWKQTSNLVQETPHMLEQGKSYLVALPEQYPSLINADQVQGIVATVEAKVIEFGQVVLSFSLTSLKDVVAWLIYLVLVPLLVFFMLKDKLELTGSVAKLIPQQRRLILQVWNEMNQQIMNYIRGKVFEILIVGGVSFIAFTFLDLRYAALLGVLVGFSVLIPFVGAALVTIPVAAVALFQFGLETQFWTILIIYGIIQALDGNVLVPLLFSEAVDLNPVFIIVAVLFFGGLWGFWGVFFAIPLASLVKALITAWSSTQEELNNKLTEG, encoded by the coding sequence GTGTTTGAATATATAAAAACATGGTACGAAAGAAAATTTTCTGATCCTCATTCGGTCACCTTATTATTTTTACTAGTCGTTTCTGTTGCCTTACTGTACTTTTTTGGCTCGTTAATTGTGCCGGTTTTAGTGGCATTAGTTATTGCTTATTTACTTGATTGGCCAGTTGTTCACTTAGAGCGTTTTGGTTTACGCCGTTTTACAGCAACCGTGATCGTAATGCTTATATTTACAGGCATTATGCTTACTTTAATTTTAGTGATTGGTCCTGTTCTTTGGAAACAAACCAGTAACTTAGTGCAAGAAACCCCTCATATGTTAGAGCAAGGTAAGTCGTATTTAGTTGCCTTACCCGAGCAATACCCAAGTTTAATAAATGCCGACCAAGTACAAGGCATTGTTGCTACTGTCGAGGCTAAAGTTATTGAGTTTGGCCAAGTGGTTTTATCGTTTTCATTAACGTCGCTAAAAGATGTTGTAGCGTGGTTAATTTATCTTGTACTTGTGCCGTTGCTGGTGTTTTTTATGCTTAAAGATAAGCTCGAGTTAACGGGTAGTGTGGCTAAATTAATTCCGCAACAGCGCCGTTTAATTTTGCAAGTATGGAATGAAATGAACCAACAAATTATGAATTACATTCGCGGGAAAGTGTTTGAAATTTTAATTGTAGGTGGCGTTTCGTTTATCGCGTTTACATTTTTAGATTTACGCTACGCAGCCTTATTAGGTGTGTTAGTTGGTTTTTCTGTATTAATTCCGTTTGTGGGTGCTGCGCTGGTGACTATTCCGGTCGCTGCTGTGGCGTTATTTCAATTTGGATTAGAAACTCAATTTTGGACTATTTTGATTATTTACGGGATTATTCAGGCCCTTGATGGCAATGTACTTGTGCCATTGTTATTTTCAGAAGCGGTCGACTTAAATCCTGTATTTATAATTGTCGCAGTTTTGTTTTTTGGTGGTCTTTGGGGCTTTTGGGGGGTATTTTTTGCCATTCCTTTGGCTTCGCTTGTTAAGGCATTGATTACCGCTTGGTCTTCAACGCAAGAAGAACTAAATAATAAACTGACAGAGGGTTAG
- a CDS encoding DUF2069 domain-containing protein has translation MNTAQPPAKKPITVKFQRIALIGYIGLLILMPLWMYFVPPQEGPLDVMSLFVPIIPLLLPLRGIIKDNTYTYAWANFVVMLYFIHGLTMLWVAPDELIWVLLELLFASFMFIGCTYYARHRGQELGLKIRKLKEDLADEKAANELNK, from the coding sequence ATGAACACAGCGCAACCCCCTGCTAAAAAGCCAATAACCGTAAAATTTCAACGCATTGCTTTAATTGGCTATATTGGCCTGCTCATTTTAATGCCATTATGGATGTACTTTGTGCCGCCTCAAGAAGGCCCGCTCGATGTTATGTCGTTATTTGTGCCTATAATTCCTCTATTACTTCCACTCAGAGGTATTATAAAAGACAATACTTATACCTACGCTTGGGCAAACTTTGTTGTTATGCTTTATTTTATTCATGGCTTAACTATGCTTTGGGTTGCACCTGACGAGCTGATTTGGGTGTTACTTGAGTTGTTATTTGCATCTTTCATGTTTATTGGGTGTACTTATTATGCAAGACACCGCGGGCAAGAGTTAGGCTTAAAAATTCGCAAACTAAAAGAAGATTTAGCCGACGAAAAAGCCGCTAACGAACTTAACAAGTAA
- a CDS encoding acyloxyacyl hydrolase, which produces MKSFFRILILLIASLFINTTALAQSNHGYAVDVLKGTGNINGIKLAYQYHMPKMQNLVGDTRFYIETSVNLWEFAHSHHSQSNLVLAVSPVLQFPAFSFNNTPFYVEAGIGVSLIDETQFGGKNLSSHYQFEDRIGLVADLGDTNIALRIIHYSNAGFQKPNPGLDFMTLSVAKRF; this is translated from the coding sequence ATGAAATCCTTTTTTAGAATACTTATTTTATTAATCGCCTCACTTTTTATTAATACCACAGCATTAGCGCAATCAAACCATGGCTACGCAGTCGACGTACTTAAAGGCACGGGTAATATAAATGGAATAAAATTAGCTTATCAATACCATATGCCAAAAATGCAAAACTTAGTTGGAGATACCCGCTTTTATATCGAAACCAGTGTAAACCTGTGGGAATTTGCGCATAGCCACCACTCACAATCCAACTTGGTATTAGCGGTATCGCCTGTATTGCAGTTTCCAGCATTTAGTTTTAATAACACCCCGTTTTATGTTGAAGCAGGCATTGGTGTTTCACTTATTGACGAAACACAGTTTGGTGGTAAAAATTTAAGTAGCCATTATCAATTTGAAGATCGTATTGGACTCGTTGCCGACTTAGGCGATACAAACATTGCTTTGCGAATTATTCATTATTCTAATGCGGGGTTTCAAAAGCCCAATCCAGGCCTTGATTTTATGACCTTATCGGTTGCCAAGCGATTTTAA
- a CDS encoding YjiH family protein: MSQLSTSPQYDWRTWFAFLVPSLIGVFLFMTPVSSGEAMTIPIAMMAKAMQVFFADTAQAIITAIICITGAFSLIVSVFKPQVICKVPLLNHLFNVSWIWLLTRLFGTAFVLMTFLGVGPHAITSENTGALVLNDLLPVLFSVFILAGLLLPLLLNFGLLELVGTLLTKVMRPLFGVPGRSAVNCVASWLGDGSVGILMTARQYEDKYYTQREAAVIGTTFSAVSITFCLVVIGQVKLEYLFAPFYLTVCLAGITAAIIVPRLPPLRFKKDLLIDGSEPDANAELVPEGKSLVGHSLDIALAKADKSPGVVGTLKEGVHNALDMVFAVLPVVMAVGTFALIIAEYTPLFQYLGMPFIPFLELLQVPEAEAAAQTIMVGFADMFIPSILAAGTIESDVTRFIIAAMSVTQLIYMSEVGALLLGSKIPVNIVELFVIFILRTLITLPIISLMAHWLVG; the protein is encoded by the coding sequence ATGTCTCAGTTATCAACTTCACCTCAGTACGATTGGCGTACTTGGTTTGCGTTCCTTGTGCCTTCGCTAATTGGTGTGTTTTTGTTTATGACGCCGGTGTCGAGCGGTGAAGCAATGACCATTCCTATTGCAATGATGGCCAAAGCCATGCAAGTATTTTTTGCAGATACAGCACAAGCCATTATTACTGCCATAATTTGTATAACGGGTGCGTTTTCACTCATTGTAAGTGTTTTTAAGCCTCAAGTGATTTGCAAAGTACCACTGTTAAACCACTTATTTAATGTTAGTTGGATTTGGTTGCTTACGCGTTTATTTGGTACTGCATTTGTATTAATGACCTTTTTAGGCGTGGGGCCGCATGCGATAACGTCTGAAAATACAGGGGCACTCGTGTTAAACGACTTACTTCCTGTGTTGTTTTCGGTATTTATACTGGCAGGACTTTTACTTCCTTTGTTACTTAACTTTGGGTTGCTTGAGTTGGTAGGTACGTTATTAACTAAAGTAATGCGCCCGTTATTTGGCGTTCCAGGGCGAAGTGCCGTTAACTGTGTGGCATCGTGGTTAGGTGATGGCAGTGTGGGAATATTAATGACTGCGCGCCAGTACGAGGATAAATACTACACACAACGCGAAGCCGCTGTTATTGGTACTACATTTTCTGCTGTTTCAATTACGTTTTGTTTAGTGGTTATTGGCCAAGTAAAGCTTGAGTATTTATTCGCTCCGTTTTATTTAACGGTGTGCTTGGCAGGTATTACTGCCGCTATTATTGTGCCGCGCTTGCCACCGCTTAGGTTTAAAAAAGATTTACTTATTGATGGCTCAGAGCCTGACGCAAACGCAGAGCTGGTGCCTGAAGGTAAATCATTAGTGGGTCATTCTTTAGATATAGCGCTGGCCAAGGCAGATAAATCGCCGGGTGTAGTGGGGACATTAAAAGAAGGCGTACACAACGCACTTGATATGGTATTTGCTGTATTACCTGTTGTTATGGCAGTGGGTACATTTGCATTAATCATTGCAGAATATACGCCGCTATTTCAATATTTAGGTATGCCGTTTATTCCATTTTTAGAATTGTTGCAAGTGCCTGAAGCTGAGGCTGCAGCACAAACAATCATGGTTGGTTTTGCCGATATGTTTATCCCTTCAATCCTTGCAGCTGGGACTATTGAGAGTGATGTAACACGCTTTATCATTGCCGCGATGAGTGTGACTCAGCTTATTTATATGTCTGAAGTGGGGGCGCTGCTGTTAGGAAGCAAAATCCCAGTAAACATTGTTGAGCTGTTTGTAATATTTATTCTCAGAACACTTATAACATTGCCGATTATTTCGTTAATGGCACATTGGCTTGTTGGTTAA
- the bamC gene encoding outer membrane protein assembly factor BamC, whose protein sequence is MQYWIPKALAVSVLVSLSGCSVFVNDAHNERNYRAYEPVKAPASLSQPAQDPVYKMEVGQYNNNPDATNYRPPAQVLTVAKGSWVEEADNLARVYFDKNDGIVDLDDFIWDSIKAVLAENNTATTKEDKLLGIIETDWYAIIKTEESWLWGDEKNDDLQRFRFSIEKKSHERTASLRAELIDFKGDTTLTDLLKQQLEVRALNQVITEFDFRYRQLEVDMRKRQGIISLEMGFDNKGNAALVTEQSYDAVFDRFSGFLERLSFTIVEINQDTGLITADYKAPESSMWDSIWGDDVAQLPIDEGQYQILVSKTKQGGTSLTWMDDKGETLEPGTMNGLQQALEAALIKRGIKI, encoded by the coding sequence GTGCAGTATTGGATCCCAAAAGCACTTGCAGTAAGTGTATTGGTAAGTTTATCAGGGTGTAGTGTATTTGTTAACGATGCGCATAATGAACGTAATTACCGCGCGTATGAGCCAGTAAAAGCGCCAGCGTCTTTATCTCAGCCGGCTCAAGATCCAGTTTATAAAATGGAAGTAGGTCAATATAATAATAATCCAGACGCAACCAATTATCGTCCACCAGCTCAAGTACTCACTGTAGCAAAAGGCAGCTGGGTCGAAGAGGCTGATAATTTAGCACGCGTATATTTTGATAAAAACGATGGCATTGTTGATTTAGATGACTTTATTTGGGATTCAATTAAAGCTGTTTTAGCTGAAAATAACACCGCTACTACCAAAGAAGATAAGCTACTTGGCATTATTGAAACCGATTGGTACGCAATTATTAAAACCGAAGAAAGCTGGTTGTGGGGCGATGAAAAAAACGATGACCTGCAACGTTTTAGATTTTCTATTGAAAAAAAATCGCATGAACGTACAGCCTCTTTACGTGCTGAGTTAATAGATTTTAAAGGTGATACAACACTTACAGACTTGCTTAAACAGCAATTAGAAGTGCGTGCACTTAACCAAGTTATTACTGAATTTGATTTCCGCTATCGCCAGCTTGAAGTTGATATGCGCAAGCGCCAAGGTATTATTTCTTTAGAAATGGGCTTTGACAATAAAGGTAATGCAGCGTTGGTTACTGAGCAATCTTACGATGCGGTATTTGATCGTTTTTCAGGCTTTTTAGAGCGTTTGTCGTTTACTATTGTTGAAATAAACCAAGATACAGGTTTAATTACAGCTGACTATAAAGCACCAGAAAGCAGTATGTGGGATTCGATTTGGGGCGACGATGTTGCGCAATTACCAATAGATGAAGGCCAATACCAAATTTTAGTGAGTAAAACTAAGCAAGGTGGCACAAGCTTAACTTGGATGGACGATAAAGGCGAAACGCTAGAGCCAGGTACCATGAATGGTTTGCAGCAAGCACTAGAAGCAGCACTTATTAAGCGCGGCATTAAAATATAA
- a CDS encoding M48 family metalloprotease, producing MQLKSAFISLCSAVLTFSLLVSEPLKAQTNFNLPDLGTSALQVLPLEKEQAIGEVMMMQIRGGSPIINDPVLDEYLTTIGRKLVANANDVRFPFSFFWINNSDINAFAFYGGHVGVHTGLIAQADSESQFASVLGHEIAHVTQRHLARRIQQQQDNSAMTIAGMIAGILATIVAPDAGIAIISASQTQSAFSQLTHSRSAEQEADRIGMQTLNNAGFDARASSDFLTKLAAQIRYKYKPPAFLLTHPLPESRVSDVRLRAEQYPKRRLPASLEFNLAKSRVLARYDNKPENAEALFRKLLREKSYSNTALNYGLALSLLDQEKLDEADTILSKLLKSDPKNLFYIDTQTDLLIAQKKADEAVSFLAELHNYRPNNQVITLNYANAALEAKQYELAENVLKGFLLEKPEHSLGKELLADAYKKQDKLAAYHEANADVLSQYGAYMKAADEIQKALNFVESTELIKQQRLKALLTQYRRLQKELARL from the coding sequence ATGCAGCTAAAATCAGCCTTTATCTCTTTATGCAGTGCCGTACTTACATTTAGCCTTCTAGTAAGTGAGCCATTAAAGGCGCAAACTAACTTTAATCTTCCTGATTTGGGAACTTCTGCATTACAAGTACTCCCCCTCGAAAAAGAACAAGCGATTGGGGAAGTAATGATGATGCAAATACGTGGTGGTTCACCGATTATTAACGACCCCGTATTAGATGAATACCTAACTACCATTGGTAGAAAGCTTGTTGCAAACGCAAACGATGTACGTTTTCCGTTTTCATTTTTTTGGATCAATAACTCTGACATTAACGCCTTTGCTTTTTACGGCGGGCATGTCGGTGTTCACACAGGCCTTATTGCGCAAGCCGATAGCGAAAGTCAATTTGCATCTGTACTCGGTCACGAAATCGCTCACGTCACTCAGCGCCATTTAGCACGCAGAATTCAGCAACAACAAGATAACAGCGCAATGACTATAGCGGGGATGATTGCCGGTATTTTAGCAACTATTGTTGCCCCTGACGCTGGTATTGCCATTATTTCAGCTAGCCAAACACAATCTGCGTTTAGCCAATTAACACACAGTCGCTCTGCTGAACAAGAAGCTGATCGAATAGGCATGCAAACACTTAATAATGCAGGGTTTGATGCGCGTGCATCTAGCGACTTTTTAACTAAACTGGCTGCACAAATTCGTTATAAGTATAAACCACCTGCATTTTTGCTTACTCACCCACTGCCTGAAAGTCGAGTGTCTGATGTACGTCTTCGTGCTGAGCAGTACCCAAAGCGTCGCTTACCTGCAAGCCTCGAATTTAACCTTGCTAAAAGCCGAGTGCTTGCGCGTTACGACAACAAACCAGAAAATGCTGAAGCCTTATTTAGAAAACTCCTTCGTGAAAAAAGCTACAGCAATACAGCACTTAATTACGGTTTAGCGTTAAGTTTACTTGATCAAGAAAAACTTGATGAAGCAGACACTATTTTAAGCAAGCTATTAAAAAGTGACCCTAAGAATTTATTTTATATTGATACGCAAACTGATTTACTCATAGCGCAAAAAAAAGCAGACGAAGCCGTTTCATTTTTAGCTGAACTACATAATTACCGCCCTAACAATCAAGTAATTACGCTCAATTATGCAAATGCAGCATTAGAAGCTAAGCAATACGAACTTGCTGAAAACGTGCTTAAAGGTTTTTTATTAGAAAAACCAGAGCATAGTTTAGGTAAAGAGCTACTGGCTGACGCGTACAAAAAACAAGACAAATTGGCGGCCTATCACGAGGCAAACGCTGACGTGCTATCTCAATACGGTGCTTACATGAAAGCCGCTGATGAAATCCAAAAAGCGCTTAACTTCGTAGAATCAACAGAGTTAATAAAACAGCAGCGATTAAAAGCATTACTTACTCAGTACCGCCGTTTACAAAAAGAGCTTGCAAGGCTTTAA
- a CDS encoding MlaC/ttg2D family ABC transporter substrate-binding protein — MKLIKLFLIATAFLSTSLYAQAQQSPDILLESVADTLFADIGKVNSKGNASKSEMSGIVEKRLMPHIDIKFVSFKLLGKHIKGIERQQAVDFINAVEHYLTGTYAGALMKYTGQKVVFEHNNAQSDSEYATVNTQIIEPNAPTIDLSFKLRLGKDNQWKVYDIVAEGISLLSAKQKEIIQRISDVGIDQVISELKNK, encoded by the coding sequence ATGAAACTTATTAAACTATTTTTAATTGCTACCGCATTTTTAAGCACATCGCTTTATGCACAAGCTCAGCAATCACCAGATATACTTTTAGAGTCTGTAGCAGACACCCTTTTTGCTGATATAGGCAAAGTGAACAGTAAAGGTAATGCCAGTAAAAGTGAAATGTCGGGAATTGTTGAAAAACGTTTAATGCCACATATTGATATTAAGTTTGTGTCTTTTAAACTATTAGGTAAACACATTAAAGGCATTGAGCGCCAACAAGCTGTTGATTTTATTAACGCGGTTGAGCATTACTTAACTGGTACATATGCCGGTGCATTAATGAAATACACAGGCCAAAAAGTGGTTTTTGAGCACAATAATGCACAAAGCGATTCAGAATACGCCACGGTTAATACGCAAATTATAGAGCCTAACGCCCCCACAATTGATTTAAGCTTTAAGTTACGCCTAGGTAAAGATAATCAATGGAAGGTGTATGATATTGTAGCCGAGGGTATTTCGCTTTTAAGTGCTAAGCAAAAAGAGATAATTCAGCGCATTTCAGATGTAGGCATTGACCAAGTAATTAGCGAGTTAAAGAATAAATAA
- a CDS encoding DUF2897 family protein gives MQTWQVILIVVMVFGVVIGNIALIKHSANMEFKKSDSHLKNKQDTKKP, from the coding sequence ATGCAAACATGGCAAGTAATCCTCATTGTGGTGATGGTATTTGGTGTTGTAATAGGAAATATTGCCTTAATAAAACACAGTGCTAATATGGAATTTAAAAAGTCAGACTCGCACTTAAAAAACAAACAAGACACAAAAAAGCCCTGA